Proteins from a genomic interval of Corynebacterium deserti GIMN1.010:
- the ftsE gene encoding cell division ATP-binding protein FtsE, whose amino-acid sequence MITFENVTKNYKTSTRPALDNVSLHIEKGEFVFLIGPSGSGKSTFLRLMTREENVSSGSLKLADFQVNNLRGTQINKLRQRIGYVFQDFRLLKNKNVYDNVAFALEVIGKKKDKISALVPETLEMVGLAGKANRMPNELSGGEQQRVAIARAFVNRPLVLLADEPTGNLDPDTSDEIMVLLNRINRMGTTVVMSTHNARTVDDMRRRVIELQLGKLVRDDAHGVYGEMR is encoded by the coding sequence GTGATCACTTTCGAGAATGTCACCAAGAACTACAAGACATCGACCCGCCCCGCGCTAGACAATGTGTCCCTACACATTGAAAAAGGCGAGTTTGTCTTCCTTATCGGCCCATCCGGCTCAGGAAAATCAACTTTCCTGCGCCTGATGACTCGTGAAGAAAACGTCAGCTCCGGCTCGTTGAAGCTCGCTGACTTTCAGGTGAACAACCTCCGGGGAACACAGATCAACAAACTGCGCCAACGCATCGGATACGTGTTCCAAGACTTCCGCCTCCTCAAAAACAAAAATGTCTACGACAACGTGGCGTTCGCTCTTGAAGTGATTGGCAAGAAGAAGGACAAAATCTCCGCTCTAGTCCCCGAAACCCTCGAAATGGTGGGCCTGGCTGGCAAAGCCAACCGCATGCCCAATGAACTCTCGGGCGGTGAGCAGCAGCGGGTCGCCATCGCCCGCGCCTTTGTCAACCGCCCGCTGGTATTGCTTGCCGACGAACCCACCGGCAACCTCGACCCCGATACCTCCGACGAAATCATGGTGCTACTCAACCGCATCAATCGCATGGGCACCACCGTGGTCATGTCCACCCACAACGCCCGCACTGTAGATGACATGCGCCGACGCGTCATCGAACTGCAGTTGGGCAAACTAGTCCGCGATGATGCCCACGGCGTCTACGGCGAAATGCGTTAG